CATCCAAGTCGAGATCGAAGGCGAAGACCAAGTCAAAGGCTGTTTGCCGGCAAGCCGATGACGAACCCTTACAGCTTGAGCAAGCCATGGGTCGTCGGCTGGACTGGACGCCGCCAGCCAAGACCACTCAGATTGTATTGGATTCCGACTCCCCTTCATTGGAAGGGACTACGCATGGCTCACAGTCTGGCGTGCCAAAAGACTTGTCTTTTGGCAGTCTGCTTGCGACTTTCAAATGCGAAGAAATTGCCCAGCAACTGGCAAACTCAACATCAGAGGAAGAGTCGGGCTTCCTCAAGAAACGAAAGCTACTAGAATTCGTCTCGGCACcggcgcaggccgcctcTGAGGCTGAGCCGCCGACAGTGTCGCCGGTCAAGCAAAAAGCTCCAAAGAAGAAGCCCCGGACAATCACGGCACTAGCAACTGCTGCATACCGGCCACTCACCCAACCCGAGCCACCAGCCGCCGTGGAAGCCAAGGCCAATGGTGAGCCGTCTAAGGCGGTCGATagcaagggcaaggcgaAGGCAAAGCCGCGCAAGAGAGCACCAAAGTCATCGAAGAAAAAGCCACCGCCTCCTAAGCCGATTCTCTTGTCGCCAGGGACCGCTTTGAAACAGGTGGCCGGTCAGGACTTTGTGTTCGGCACATCGAGCCAGCTGGCCAGAGAgcagtcgccgtcgctgctgcgcgacctgcAAACTGCCATGAAGAGCACCAACCATCTAGACCATGTGGATTTCGTTACCCCCTTGAACAGCGATGCCATTGAGCCGGCAGAAAAACATCAATCGTTGTGGGACGCGGCTGCACGggacgcagacggcgacCTGTTTGACGTTGAAGTTCTGAATCTAGTCAACGGTTCCCAACGATTACCGGGGGGCGCTACGGAGGAAGATCCTTTTGGATACATCAAAGGCGATGAGAGGCCAGTTGATTTGCCTCCATTGCCAGCAGCGCCTACAGACAATAATATGGCCATGGATGACGATTCGTTTCTCACACTATCGGACATATTGCCCGCCCTTGTCAAGAAGCCGGTTGAGGTTATAGATATCTCGCATCAATCATCGAGAAGTCAGTCTTCTGGTGAtgctgaagaagaagcgctTCGCGCGCCTCAAGAGTTAGCGCGCGGTCAAACGGGCAGCATCACTCACGTCATCACTAAGACGACTACTGCAGCGATGGAAGCAGGAGAGGCGGAGCGACCCCCGTCATATGATAACCTGAGTGACGCACAGCTAGCAAATCAGCTTGCACAATATGGGTTCAGGCCGGTCAAGAAGCGAGGGGCGATGATAGCCCTTTTGCAACAATGCTGGCGCCCTGGCACACATGGGCAGCCGGGTGCAACGAGGCTAGCCTCTACCACATCGAAGGGCTCACCCAGATGCGTTGCAAAAACGCCAACGGCAGGCGGCAGCAGTGCGTTTAAAGCTGTGGTAACACCGGAGAAGCGCGGTCGCGGTCGTCCACGAAAGACCAGCAGCCCGGAGCAGCCAATGCAGGAACCGCCGCCATCTGCCCAGCCACAAGCAACACCAAAgagacgtcgaggtcgaccgAGAAAAGGTTCTGACAGCGGGCCTTTCACTCCAAAGGGAGCCTCGAAACGGACGGTCATCGAAATACCCGATTCCGAAGCCGATGCGGGCGTCGACTCGTCAGAcacaccgtcgtcgtcgccgggcgcgATGTtttcgccgccgcaaccgGTCGACCTCATCCTCTCCAttgacgaggagacggagctgTCACTAACAATATCGCCGACGGACCAGCAAACGGAACTGTTCTCGTACGTGACGAAAGCGGTGACTACGGCACCCAGGACCACAGACCCGGCGAACCCTTCGTGGCATGAGAAGATGTTGCTCTACGATCCCATCGTCATCGAAGACCTGACGGCGTGGCTGAATTGTGGGCAACTGACGAGAGTTGGATACGACGGCGAAGtga
This region of Purpureocillium takamizusanense chromosome 9, complete sequence genomic DNA includes:
- the SLX4 gene encoding 5'-flap endonuclease (COG:L~EggNog:ENOG503NZCI), giving the protein MASPDVFLSSPTRERRRLYETMSSSPGLPSIQELASQKPRRPPLRSGSKAAPIPDDAPTAFTSAGCLWRSLQQADAVAKSGSAVRAPAPEEVEDADTLVATAKPTETAPKTRKPRRRKQPKPTAVVAEMAQLNGPESPSKSHPWKKYKSPSKERASPPIIQLSKSGTEVTSSQDDGRKTSPFFIVDKGTESVRPVPIVELLDEAPETIQVQGRLEAVEQPADMQGDARKTSKSRSKAKTKSKAVCRQADDEPLQLEQAMGRRLDWTPPAKTTQIVLDSDSPSLEGTTHGSQSGVPKDLSFGSLLATFKCEEIAQQLANSTSEEESGFLKKRKLLEFVSAPAQAASEAEPPTVSPVKQKAPKKKPRTITALATAAYRPLTQPEPPAAVEAKANGEPSKAVDSKGKAKAKPRKRAPKSSKKKPPPPKPILLSPGTALKQVAGQDFVFGTSSQLAREQSPSLLRDLQTAMKSTNHLDHVDFVTPLNSDAIEPAEKHQSLWDAAARDADGDLFDVEVLNLVNGSQRLPGGATEEDPFGYIKGDERPVDLPPLPAAPTDNNMAMDDDSFLTLSDILPALVKKPVEVIDISHQSSRSQSSGDAEEEALRAPQELARGQTGSITHVITKTTTAAMEAGEAERPPSYDNLSDAQLANQLAQYGFRPVKKRGAMIALLQQCWRPGTHGQPGATRLASTTSKGSPRCVAKTPTAGGSSAFKAVVTPEKRGRGRPRKTSSPEQPMQEPPPSAQPQATPKRRRGRPRKGSDSGPFTPKGASKRTVIEIPDSEADAGVDSSDTPSSSPGAMFSPPQPVDLILSIDEETELSLTISPTDQQTELFSYVTKAVTTAPRTTDPANPSWHEKMLLYDPIVIEDLTAWLNCGQLTRVGYDGEVSGAEVKTWCESKSICCLWKVNLRGKERKRY